A window of the Streptomyces sp. JB150 genome harbors these coding sequences:
- a CDS encoding glycosyltransferase produces MHPQALPHAARSRPPAAGRITVAMITRNRRASVLRTLDRLAELPERPPVIVVDNDSADATAAAVRDHPVGARVLTPGRNTGALGRNLAVRHATTPYVAFSDDDSWWAPGALTTAADVLDAHPRLGLLAARTLVGPGAAEDPLNAVLATSPLPRDPGLPGTPVLGFLACASVVRRRAFLDAGGYHPVLFFGGEETLLAYDLAARGWGVCYVPSVTALHHPEPAERPGRSAAQRRNAVLTAWLRRPAPVALRATARLAAEAVRGEPAAGAALRGTLARLPAALGHRRPLPARVEQAARLLEGGQP; encoded by the coding sequence GTGCACCCGCAGGCCCTGCCCCACGCCGCCCGCTCCCGCCCGCCCGCGGCCGGCCGGATCACCGTCGCCATGATCACCCGCAACCGCCGCGCGAGCGTCCTGCGCACCCTGGACCGGCTGGCCGAACTGCCCGAGCGGCCCCCCGTCATCGTCGTCGACAACGACTCCGCCGACGCCACCGCCGCCGCCGTCCGCGACCACCCCGTCGGCGCCCGCGTCCTCACCCCCGGCCGCAACACCGGCGCCCTCGGCCGCAACCTCGCCGTACGGCACGCCACCACCCCCTACGTCGCGTTCAGCGACGACGACTCCTGGTGGGCGCCCGGCGCGCTCACCACCGCCGCCGACGTCCTCGACGCCCACCCGCGCCTCGGACTGCTCGCCGCGCGCACCCTCGTCGGCCCCGGCGCCGCCGAGGACCCGCTCAACGCCGTCCTCGCCACCTCCCCGCTGCCCCGCGACCCCGGTCTCCCCGGCACCCCCGTGCTCGGCTTCCTCGCCTGCGCGTCCGTGGTGCGCCGGCGGGCCTTCCTCGACGCGGGCGGCTACCACCCCGTGCTGTTCTTCGGCGGCGAGGAGACCCTGCTCGCCTACGACCTCGCCGCCCGCGGCTGGGGCGTGTGCTACGTGCCCTCGGTGACCGCCCTGCACCACCCCGAGCCCGCCGAACGGCCCGGCCGCTCCGCCGCCCAGCGCCGCAACGCGGTGCTCACCGCCTGGCTGCGGCGCCCCGCCCCGGTCGCCCTGCGCGCCACCGCCCGCCTCGCCGCCGAGGCCGTCCGGGGCGAACCCGCGGCGGGCGCCGCACTGCGCGGCACGCTCGCCCGGCTGCCCGCCGCCCTCGGCCACCGCAGACCGCTGCCCGCACGCGTCGAACAAGCCGCCCGACTGCTGGAGGGAGGGCAGCCGTGA
- a CDS encoding glycosyltransferase family 9 protein, with translation MKALVVPLDGFTGALLAGPAVRAVATRAHPVTVLCGPDGEPAARLLPHVDDVVVWEPPPRTPEDGRTDDDPLVRRLRDEAYDVALVLAPGGHSPGPAEQLLLRARVHRVAACGDTRPRAVLGTAAALGFRPRAGDDGRLRVVPPPDTAQLTGAGPYVVVHPGAGPPGHAWDPDHCAAAVSALADAGHRVVVTGGPEETALTRHVSADIAVDLGGRTDPRRFAGVLRAADAVVTGVPGPAHLAAATGTPVVSLVPPGAPRRPDGVPSVLLAPDACTARDVAGAVHRLLDERT, from the coding sequence GTGAAGGCCCTGGTCGTCCCCCTCGACGGATTCACCGGCGCACTTCTCGCCGGGCCCGCCGTCCGCGCGGTCGCCACCCGCGCGCACCCCGTCACGGTGCTGTGCGGACCCGACGGTGAACCCGCCGCCCGGCTGCTGCCCCACGTCGACGACGTCGTCGTATGGGAACCGCCGCCGCGAACCCCCGAGGACGGGCGGACGGACGACGACCCGCTGGTGCGGCGGCTGCGGGACGAGGCCTACGACGTGGCACTCGTCCTCGCCCCCGGCGGACACAGCCCCGGCCCCGCCGAGCAACTGCTGCTCCGGGCGCGCGTGCACCGGGTCGCCGCCTGCGGCGACACCCGCCCCCGCGCGGTCCTCGGCACCGCCGCCGCGCTCGGCTTCCGCCCGCGCGCCGGGGACGACGGACGGCTGCGGGTCGTACCCCCGCCCGACACCGCCCAGCTCACCGGCGCCGGCCCCTACGTCGTCGTCCACCCCGGCGCCGGGCCGCCCGGCCACGCCTGGGACCCCGACCACTGCGCGGCCGCGGTCAGCGCGCTGGCCGACGCCGGGCACCGCGTCGTCGTCACCGGCGGACCGGAGGAGACCGCGCTGACCCGGCACGTCAGCGCGGACATCGCCGTGGACCTCGGCGGCCGTACCGACCCCCGGCGGTTCGCCGGGGTGCTGCGCGCCGCCGACGCCGTCGTCACCGGCGTGCCCGGACCCGCCCATCTCGCCGCCGCCACCGGCACCCCGGTCGTCTCGCTCGTCCCGCCCGGCGCGCCGCGCCGCCCCGACGGCGTGCCCAGCGTGCTGCTCGCCCCGGACGCGTGCACCGCCCGGGACGTGGCCGGCGCCGTGCACCGGCTGCTCGACGAAAGGACATGA
- a CDS encoding NAD-dependent epimerase/dehydratase family protein gives MTPMAFSAIPLPMSRPAWKRALVTGGAGFLGSHLCERLIDAGAEVDCLDDLSSGSLDNIRPLTARPGFRFLQRDVSAPGCPDALTGPYDLVLHFAGPASPADCLGCRLAALDAAGPGTRNALAVAERDGARFLLASACHVYGDPAAHPQREDCWGQVDPVGPRSAHDEGKRFAEALTTACATVRGTDAGIVRLFDTYGPRMRADGRQALPTFIRQALTGAPLTVDGDGSQTRSLAYVDDVVEGVLRVAASRAVRPVNIGGDDEVTVEEIARRVIHLTGSPSRLEYRPGRAHGPARRRPDTTFARELYGWAPAVPWEEGFKRTIAHVAEHGAPGACEPEVVER, from the coding sequence ATGACGCCGATGGCGTTCTCCGCGATACCGCTGCCGATGTCCCGGCCCGCCTGGAAGCGGGCCCTGGTCACCGGCGGCGCCGGGTTCCTGGGCTCCCACCTGTGCGAACGTCTGATCGACGCGGGAGCGGAGGTCGACTGCCTGGACGACCTGTCGTCCGGCTCCCTCGACAACATCCGCCCGCTGACCGCGCGCCCCGGCTTCCGGTTCCTGCAGCGGGACGTGAGCGCCCCCGGCTGCCCGGACGCGCTCACCGGCCCCTACGACCTCGTCCTGCACTTCGCCGGCCCCGCCTCGCCCGCCGACTGCCTCGGCTGCCGGCTGGCCGCGCTGGACGCCGCCGGCCCCGGCACCCGCAACGCCCTCGCCGTCGCCGAGCGCGACGGCGCCCGCTTCCTGCTGGCCTCCGCCTGCCACGTCTACGGCGACCCGGCGGCACACCCGCAGCGCGAGGACTGCTGGGGGCAGGTCGACCCCGTCGGGCCGCGCAGCGCCCACGACGAGGGCAAGCGGTTCGCCGAGGCGCTGACCACCGCCTGCGCCACCGTCCGCGGCACCGACGCCGGGATCGTCCGCCTGTTCGACACCTATGGCCCCCGGATGCGGGCGGACGGCCGCCAGGCACTGCCCACCTTCATCCGGCAGGCGCTCACCGGAGCCCCGCTCACCGTCGACGGCGACGGCAGCCAGACCCGGTCGCTCGCCTACGTGGACGACGTCGTCGAGGGCGTGCTCCGGGTCGCCGCCAGCCGCGCCGTTCGGCCCGTGAACATCGGCGGCGACGACGAGGTCACCGTCGAGGAGATCGCCCGCCGGGTGATCCACCTGACCGGATCCCCCTCCCGCCTGGAGTATCGGCCCGGCCGCGCGCACGGCCCCGCCCGGCGCAGGCCCGACACCACCTTCGCCCGCGAGCTGTACGGATGGGCACCCGCGGTGCCCTGGGAGGAGGGCTTCAAGCGGACCATCGCCCACGTCGCCGAGCACGGCGCGCCGGGTGCCTGCGAGCCGGAGGTGGTCGAGCGGTGA
- a CDS encoding phosphodiester glycosidase family protein: MALLTALGSLAGAALAGAAPAGAAAAAVDIAPGVVYEALDFQAARGPVRAHVLTVDLRRPGVRLDLLYPGAVAARSTVSRLADGQGAVAGVNGDFFNITETQHPGVEATGASVGPAVASGRTLKGAVPDGQRFGPALPPGTSTRDVFGVGVDRRARLDSLALAGSVTTAAGRVPLGGLNQYALPVGSVGAFTANWGNASRVRATCGTDTERAAPCSADTHEVTIRQGRVVATDPRPGGGPIAPGTTVLVGREAGAQWLRELAVGDAVRVHHRLVASRSRIPYRFAVGGYPVLSDGELLPGLDDRTAAVRSAVGLASGGRRVLLLALDGSPEYRAGLTIAELADVLRRLGADDAFSLDGGGSSTLVARDPGAGTVTVRNHPAGGAERPVPNGIGVFSKP, encoded by the coding sequence CTGGCACTCCTCACGGCACTGGGCTCGCTGGCCGGCGCGGCCCTGGCCGGGGCGGCTCCGGCCGGCGCCGCCGCGGCGGCCGTCGACATCGCCCCCGGCGTGGTCTACGAGGCGCTCGACTTCCAGGCGGCCAGGGGCCCGGTCCGCGCGCACGTGCTGACCGTCGACCTGCGCCGCCCCGGGGTGCGCCTGGACCTGCTGTATCCGGGAGCGGTGGCCGCGCGGTCGACGGTGTCGCGGCTCGCCGACGGGCAGGGCGCCGTCGCGGGCGTCAACGGGGACTTCTTCAACATCACCGAGACCCAGCACCCGGGCGTCGAGGCGACCGGCGCGAGCGTCGGACCGGCCGTCGCGAGCGGCCGGACGCTCAAGGGCGCGGTGCCGGACGGGCAGCGCTTCGGTCCCGCCCTGCCGCCCGGCACCTCCACCCGGGACGTGTTCGGCGTGGGCGTGGACCGCCGGGCCCGCCTGGACAGCCTGGCCCTGGCCGGCTCGGTCACCACCGCGGCCGGGCGCGTGCCGCTCGGCGGCCTCAACCAGTACGCCCTCCCGGTCGGCTCCGTCGGCGCCTTCACCGCGAACTGGGGCAACGCCTCCCGGGTGCGCGCCACCTGCGGCACGGACACCGAGCGCGCCGCGCCGTGCAGCGCCGACACCCACGAGGTGACGATCCGCCAGGGGCGGGTGGTGGCGACCGACCCGAGGCCGGGCGGCGGCCCCATCGCCCCCGGCACCACCGTGCTCGTCGGACGCGAGGCGGGGGCCCAGTGGCTGCGCGAGCTCGCCGTCGGCGACGCCGTGCGGGTGCACCACCGCCTGGTGGCGTCCCGGTCGCGGATCCCGTACCGCTTCGCCGTCGGCGGCTATCCGGTGCTCTCGGACGGGGAGCTGCTGCCGGGCCTCGACGACCGGACCGCGGCCGTGCGCTCCGCGGTGGGCCTCGCGAGCGGCGGCCGGCGCGTCCTGCTGCTCGCCCTCGACGGCTCCCCCGAGTACCGCGCCGGTCTCACGATCGCCGAACTCGCCGACGTGCTGCGCCGCCTGGGCGCGGACGACGCCTTCAGCCTCGACGGCGGCGGCTCCTCCACCCTGGTCGCCCGCGACCCGGGCGCCGGCACCGTCACGGTCCGCAACCATCCGGCGGGCGGCGCGGAACGGCCGGTGCCGAACGGGATCGGGGTGTTCTCGAAGCCGTGA
- a CDS encoding phosphatidylinositol-specific phospholipase C/glycerophosphodiester phosphodiesterase family protein produces the protein MALTTRRRALTTRRRALTTLGAALAGTVALPTSGALATQRHHRPRPLRRAHAHNDYEHPRPLLDALDHRFGSVEADIFLVGDRLLVAHDPEDLDPDRTLEALYLDPLAARVRAHRGSVYRGHRGSLQLLIDLKTEGASTYAELDRHLRRYRHLFTTYAHGRVLPGPVTAVISGDRAARAPMEAQTVRRAFYDGRLTDLGGPAPASFAPLVSDNWTRHFTWQGTGAFPAAERAKLHAIVGAAHEHGQRVRFWATPDRPGPERQAVWTELLAAGVDHLNTDDLAGLEAFLDAHRPT, from the coding sequence ATGGCCCTCACCACCCGCCGCAGAGCCCTCACCACCCGCCGCAGAGCCCTCACCACCCTCGGCGCCGCCCTCGCGGGCACCGTCGCCCTGCCCACGAGCGGCGCGCTCGCCACGCAGCGGCACCACCGGCCCCGCCCGCTGAGGCGCGCCCACGCCCACAACGACTACGAGCACCCCCGCCCCCTCCTCGACGCCCTCGACCACCGCTTCGGCAGCGTCGAGGCCGACATCTTCCTCGTCGGCGACCGGCTCCTCGTCGCCCACGACCCGGAGGACCTCGACCCTGACCGCACCCTCGAAGCCCTCTACTTGGACCCCCTCGCCGCGCGCGTGCGCGCCCACCGCGGCTCGGTGTACCGCGGCCACCGCGGCTCCCTCCAGCTGCTGATCGACCTCAAGACCGAGGGCGCGTCGACGTACGCGGAGCTCGACCGGCACCTGCGCCGCTACCGCCATCTGTTCACCACCTACGCCCATGGCCGGGTGCTCCCCGGCCCGGTCACCGCCGTGATCTCCGGCGACCGGGCGGCCCGCGCGCCCATGGAGGCCCAGACCGTCCGCCGCGCCTTCTACGACGGCCGCCTCACCGACCTCGGCGGCCCCGCGCCCGCCTCCTTCGCGCCGCTCGTCAGCGACAACTGGACCCGGCACTTCACCTGGCAGGGCACCGGCGCCTTCCCCGCGGCGGAACGCGCGAAACTGCACGCCATCGTGGGCGCCGCGCACGAGCACGGGCAGCGGGTCCGCTTCTGGGCCACCCCCGACCGGCCCGGCCCCGAACGGCAGGCGGTGTGGACGGAACTCCTCGCCGCCGGCGTCGACCACCTCAACACCGACGACCTCGCGGGCCTCGAAGCCTTCCTCGACGCCCATCGGCCGACGTAG
- a CDS encoding acyl-CoA dehydrogenase family protein, translating to MTDPDLLYSEEEEALRAAVRDLLADHCDPAAVLVRAESDAPHDLRLWKALTDGMGLAGLLVPEERGGQGATHREAAVVLEELGRAVAPVPYLTSAVVATEALLACDDADDLVAELASGRRVGALAVALDVAAGGAVRTVRVEDGTLRGELTGIADAAVADVLLVPGDDGALYAVDAAAATVTPQTSLDLTRPLATVTLDGAPARRIGTAAPAVGRALRTAAGLLASEQLGLADWTLTETVRYLKDRKQFNRPVGGFQALKHRLAQLWLEVVSLRAAARAAADALATGQDTDVAVAVAQAYAAPVAVRAAEEALQLHGGIGMTWEHPVHLYLKRAKADSIAYGTAGAHRAALAELVDLQAP from the coding sequence ATGACCGACCCCGACCTGCTGTACTCGGAGGAGGAAGAGGCGCTGCGCGCCGCCGTCCGGGACCTGCTCGCCGACCACTGCGACCCGGCCGCCGTCCTCGTGCGCGCCGAGTCGGACGCCCCGCACGACCTGAGGCTGTGGAAGGCGCTCACCGACGGCATGGGCCTGGCCGGACTGCTGGTGCCCGAGGAGCGCGGCGGCCAGGGCGCCACCCACCGCGAAGCGGCCGTCGTCCTGGAGGAGCTGGGGCGCGCCGTCGCCCCGGTGCCCTACCTGACCAGCGCGGTCGTCGCCACCGAGGCGCTGCTGGCCTGCGACGACGCCGACGACCTGGTCGCGGAGCTGGCGTCCGGCCGGCGCGTCGGCGCCCTCGCGGTCGCGCTCGACGTCGCCGCGGGCGGCGCGGTGCGGACCGTACGCGTCGAGGACGGGACCCTGCGCGGGGAGCTGACCGGCATCGCGGACGCCGCCGTCGCGGACGTCCTGCTCGTGCCCGGCGACGACGGCGCGCTGTACGCGGTCGACGCCGCCGCCGCCACCGTCACCCCGCAGACGTCGCTGGACCTCACCCGGCCGCTGGCGACGGTCACCCTCGACGGCGCCCCGGCCCGCCGCATCGGCACCGCCGCACCCGCCGTCGGGCGCGCCCTGCGCACCGCCGCCGGACTGCTCGCCTCCGAGCAACTGGGCCTCGCCGACTGGACGCTGACCGAGACGGTCCGCTACCTGAAGGACCGCAAGCAGTTCAACCGGCCCGTCGGCGGCTTCCAGGCGCTCAAGCACCGGCTCGCCCAGCTGTGGCTGGAGGTCGTCAGCCTGCGCGCCGCCGCCCGGGCCGCCGCGGACGCCCTCGCCACCGGTCAGGACACCGACGTCGCGGTCGCCGTCGCCCAGGCCTACGCCGCGCCGGTCGCCGTCCGCGCCGCCGAGGAGGCCCTGCAACTGCACGGCGGCATCGGCATGACCTGGGAGCACCCCGTCCACCTGTACCTGAAGCGGGCCAAGGCCGACTCGATCGCCTACGGCACCGCGGGCGCCCACCGCGCGGCCCTGGCCGAACTGGTGGACCTCCAGGCCCCCTGA